In Synechococcus sp. A18-25c, a single window of DNA contains:
- the ureG gene encoding urease accessory protein UreG, which translates to MSSKLRLGVAGPVGSGKTALVEALCRRLRDQLQLAVVTNDIYTHEDAQFLTRVGALEPERIRGVETGGCPHTAIREDCSINRAAVAELEDQFPGLDLVLVESGGDNLAASFSPELVDLCIYVIDVAAGDKIPRKGGPGITRSDLLVINKIDLAPLVGADLAVMERDTLAMRGERPWCFTNLHSGEGLERIIEFVYRQLPNL; encoded by the coding sequence ATGAGCAGCAAGCTGCGTCTTGGGGTGGCTGGTCCGGTGGGTTCAGGGAAAACGGCCCTGGTGGAAGCGCTCTGTCGTCGCCTCCGTGATCAACTGCAGCTGGCTGTGGTAACCAACGATATTTATACGCATGAGGATGCCCAATTCCTGACGCGTGTTGGAGCTCTGGAGCCGGAGCGGATTCGTGGAGTGGAGACCGGTGGCTGCCCCCACACGGCGATTCGTGAGGACTGCTCGATTAATCGGGCGGCTGTTGCTGAGTTGGAGGACCAGTTCCCTGGTCTGGATCTGGTGCTGGTGGAAAGCGGTGGTGACAATCTCGCGGCCAGCTTCAGTCCAGAGCTGGTTGACCTTTGCATTTATGTGATCGATGTGGCGGCTGGCGACAAGATTCCGCGCAAAGGCGGGCCCGGTATTACGCGGTCGGATCTGCTGGTGATCAACAAGATTGATCTGGCCCCATTGGTTGGAGCCGATCTGGCGGTGATGGAGCGCGACACGCTCGCGATGCGCGGGGAGCGTCCTTGGTGCTTCACCAATCTCCACAGCGGAGAGGGGCTCGAACGCATCATTGAGTTTGTGTATCGACAGCTACCTAATCTTTGA
- a CDS encoding urease accessory protein UreF: protein MTSLSLLQLVSPALPVGAFSYSEGLEVLIQSGAIADDFQLQGWLEAELCRGALRLEASALPSLAREVAAWCGGDAAAKQRLIDLDGWLLATREASEVRAQLRQMGLSLVQLLADMGRPLPDAVPLSWPSAWAAAASALEVSKEEMVEGYLYGWVANQLSAAVRLLPLGPTRAQVLQHRLQPLIRREAEQLLACGSRTLWNGGVGAGMAQLAHAELYSRLFRS from the coding sequence ATGACGTCGCTGTCTTTGCTCCAGCTGGTGAGTCCTGCCCTTCCGGTGGGCGCTTTCAGTTATTCCGAGGGGCTGGAAGTGCTGATTCAGTCGGGGGCGATTGCGGATGACTTTCAGTTGCAGGGTTGGTTGGAGGCTGAGCTGTGCCGTGGTGCCTTGCGCTTGGAGGCTTCCGCGCTTCCCTCATTAGCGCGGGAGGTTGCAGCCTGGTGCGGGGGTGATGCTGCGGCAAAGCAGCGCTTGATCGATTTGGATGGATGGCTTCTGGCCACCCGTGAAGCTTCTGAGGTCCGTGCGCAACTGCGTCAGATGGGATTGTCTTTGGTTCAGTTGTTGGCTGACATGGGCCGGCCGCTCCCCGACGCGGTGCCATTGAGCTGGCCAAGCGCCTGGGCCGCTGCGGCATCGGCGTTAGAGGTTTCCAAGGAGGAGATGGTGGAGGGTTATCTCTACGGCTGGGTTGCCAATCAGCTCAGTGCTGCCGTTCGGCTGCTGCCGCTGGGGCCGACGCGTGCTCAGGTGCTGCAGCACCGCTTGCAGCCCTTGATTAGGCGTGAAGCGGAACAATTGCTGGCCTGTGGGTCTCGAACGCTCTGGAATGGTGGCGTGGGTGCGGGGATGGCACAGCTCGCCCATGCTGAGTTGTATTCCCGCCTGTTTCGAAGCTGA
- the ureE gene encoding urease accessory protein UreE, giving the protein MSDTVIVLEKRCEPDGAMVGLQLPLTATERTVLRGRRQTACGCQVLLQLPRHGALKPGDCLTDQACSVRVEVTAAPEALLRVQAGSALALLKAAYHLGNRHVALELHEQQLLLPDDPVLADMLQTLGLRVSRCCQPFAPERGAYAEHSHG; this is encoded by the coding sequence GTGAGTGACACGGTGATCGTGTTGGAGAAGCGTTGTGAGCCAGACGGTGCGATGGTCGGTTTGCAGCTGCCGCTGACCGCGACTGAGCGCACTGTGCTGCGAGGAAGGCGTCAGACGGCTTGCGGTTGCCAGGTTTTGCTCCAACTGCCGAGGCATGGTGCTTTGAAGCCCGGGGATTGCCTCACGGATCAAGCCTGTTCCGTGCGGGTGGAGGTCACCGCTGCACCGGAAGCCTTGCTGCGAGTGCAAGCGGGGTCTGCTCTGGCATTGCTCAAAGCGGCTTATCACCTGGGTAATCGCCATGTGGCTCTTGAGCTGCATGAGCAACAGCTGCTGTTGCCTGACGATCCTGTGCTGGCTGACATGTTGCAGACCCTGGGGCTGCGGGTGAGCCGCTGCTGTCAGCCCTTCGCTCCTGAACGTGGGGCCTATGCGGAGCATTCCCACGGATGA